From the genome of Rana temporaria chromosome 8, aRanTem1.1, whole genome shotgun sequence:
TCATGTATTGTTATCACTGTAATAAATTAGATTGAGTGTCACCATTGTCACAGTAGTGTGCAAAGGGTACAATTGTTAACACCCAAAGCCAAAGTGTAACCATAGTGCTTCAATATCTTCCTTTTTTAATGGAGCAAAAGTATGGGCACCTATACCACTATCACACATCACCCTTATGTTGTCTGGTATGCAAGTATCACTGTATGTAAATTAAATtctaaagttctttttttttttctcaacagatGGTACTGGATAGCATTTCTAGCCCTCTGCTCTTCACTTGCAATACTGCCAAATACACATGAGATTACAGAGGGTCAGCTTTTGGAACTGACTTGTCCAACTCTCTCTACATGGCCGTATATTTGGTTGCCGTGCTGCTCCTACTGACCCCGTGTCAGCCAGTTCCTCTCGATTTTCCACCTCTATCAAATTCTTCCCTATTCCTTGAAGAATTCAGCAATACTACTGAACATTACTCCACCCAGCCTCCAGGTACAATCCGCCGGACCCCTCAGACAATCATTGTCGGCGTTCGGAAAGGTGGGACCAGGGCATTGCTGGAAATGCTGGACATTCACCCAAACATTGTGGTAGCTGCTACTGAAGTACATTTCTTTGACTGGGATGAAAACTATGTGAAAGGGATTGAATGGTACAGAAACCTTATGCCTTTCTCATTTGAAGATCAAATTACTATCGAGAAAACTCCAGGTTATTTTACATCACCACTCGCTGCTGAAAGGATTCATAGCATGAACAGCTCAATTAAGCTGCTTCTAATTCTTCGAGACCCTACGGAGAGGGTCATATCGGATTACACCCAAGTTTATTACAACAGGCTGGAAAACCACAAGCCAGTGCAGCCTTTTGAGGGAATTGTGATTAAAAACGGTGCACTTAATACCAAATATAAGGCAATCCAAAGGAGCTTGTATGATCTACACATGGAGAGATGGCTGAAATACTTCAGTTTAAATCAGATCCACATAGTGGATGGAAATACTTTAATTAAAACACCTCTCACAGAACTGCAGAAGGTGGAGAGGTTCCTTGACCTGCCTCCTAGAATAGTCTcttcaaacttttattttaaCCAAACCAAGGGGTTCTACTGCATCAGAAGTGATGGTCGAGAAAGGTGTTTGCATGAGTCTAAAGGGCGCCCCCATCCTATAGTAAATGAAACAGTCTTGGAGCAACTTTACTCTTATTTCAGAGAACATAATCAAAGGTTCTACACAATGGTTAATCAAACGTTTGACTGGCACTAGCACCAACCACCATCCAACAGAGAAATCTGTAGAAAAATACCAAGCTGTGATTTAAACCAGTTAGATGCTGTAAAAAGtggaaaaataatgaaaaattgtaCTCAATGGCCATAAAGCGTAAAAcatgaaaaacaaacaataatttGTTTACAGATAAGAAAACATTGAGCCCAAAACATTTCCTTTCTTTATTGTAAATAATGATATGCAATGCATTATTCTGATTtgtcttattattttttccaatttATATATATGTACTTAGACACTTATAGAAAGATTGTGTAGTAGACATTGTTTGACAACATTTGATATTGAACTCTTTGCTACAGTAACAAGAgcctaacaaacaaaaaaaaaatatttcctatgTTAAAGCGTGTGTAAATGGAGAAATAATTTTGTATTACTGCTAAGCTATATGTTACTGTCTTTAATGACAATTTTATTTAATGTTCTTAGTACAGGTATTCTGGGTTAGTAGGAAAATGTGACACTCTTTTGTATGTTCATTTAAATAGCAAAGACTTGTTTTGCACCTGTTCAACCAGCAAATTTATCTGTGATGaccatatttctttattttttttttacatttttattctgttttttatttatttttcaatatctTTACAATTTGCCCGATCATTTCatcttcttttttattatttttattatacaggatttagatAGCACTAACAGTTTGCACCACGCTTTACAACagggggggccacatgtggcccgcggagccctctgatgtggcccgcgacctcctgctctggaatggtgggttggcaagcccagatcgcaggttgccgacctgtcctaccacagcatcagtgttgtgcatgaagctggtggtagaggaagaaaatgGCTCCTGAGCAGAGctccataagccaatgcttcctgtagagtgccagcttttgccacaggcggagtctatggcaaagttagcTAACCCGCGGGTTAGAcataggtgcactacgctgcaccgtggtgtgggtaaactgcactgcattagtgtgaaagcagtcttaagcCCTTTTTACATGATCGACcctacccaattggaccctcaattcacctctacagagcggcaaatgtaaacagacttctgtccgtttacacctgcctacttcAAATCcaatcctctaaaaaaaaaaatagaaggaaattcgtccccttccatctgggcagatcggatcggagggcctatagagtagctatgacctgtcatccacctgatccgctcattgtggcccgcgactggttatcaagttgcttaagtggccctcgctc
Proteins encoded in this window:
- the LOC120946954 gene encoding heparan sulfate glucosamine 3-O-sulfotransferase 1-like, whose amino-acid sequence is MAVYLVAVLLLLTPCQPVPLDFPPLSNSSLFLEEFSNTTEHYSTQPPGTIRRTPQTIIVGVRKGGTRALLEMLDIHPNIVVAATEVHFFDWDENYVKGIEWYRNLMPFSFEDQITIEKTPGYFTSPLAAERIHSMNSSIKLLLILRDPTERVISDYTQVYYNRLENHKPVQPFEGIVIKNGALNTKYKAIQRSLYDLHMERWLKYFSLNQIHIVDGNTLIKTPLTELQKVERFLDLPPRIVSSNFYFNQTKGFYCIRSDGRERCLHESKGRPHPIVNETVLEQLYSYFREHNQRFYTMVNQTFDWH